In Ectothiorhodospiraceae bacterium 2226, a single window of DNA contains:
- a CDS encoding catalase translates to MAERYTTKDASAGKGGELHQPAGGDSPTLTTQQGAPISDDQNSLRVGLRGPTLMEDQVLREKLFHFDHERIPERVVHARGFGVHGYLETLEELSDITRAHLFQRKGERTPAFVRFSTVAGNKGSTDLARDVRGFAVKLYTQEGNWDIVGNNIPVFFIQDAIKFPDLIHAAKDEPDRGFPQAQTAHDNFWDFVSLTPESTHMLMWTMSDRAIPRSFRFMEGFGVHTFRMVNAQGKSTFVKFHWKPKQGLQSVMWNEALKISGADPDFHRRDLWDAITKGDYPEWELGLQVFDEAFAERFEFDVLDPTKIIPEEQVPVRVVARLVLDRVVDNFFAETEQVAFCTQNIVPGIDYSDDPLLQGRNFSYLDTQLKRLGSPNFTHLPINAPKCPMHHFQQDGHMAMHNPTGRANYEPNSWGAEAGPRENPAQGFTSFPAPVAGEKLRARSETFADHYSQARQFYISQTPVEQKHIGDAFVFELSKVEREDIRTRMVSHLRNVDEGLAKKVGVGLGLEAMPDPAEAARKPRTDLPASPKLSILKNGPQSFAGRKVGVLMSDGADAALYAALAKAVETEGALLEVVAPTVAGVKDSKGARIKADQKIGGGPSVLYDAVAVLLSAEGAKTLAKDATSRDFVNDAFAHCKFIAYTASAKHLFESAGIAGLLDAGCMELSDEAAATSFIEACRAVRHWEREASIDQT, encoded by the coding sequence ATGGCGGAACGTTACACCACCAAGGACGCGTCGGCCGGTAAGGGCGGCGAGCTTCATCAACCGGCGGGGGGCGACTCGCCCACGCTGACCACCCAGCAAGGCGCGCCGATCAGCGACGATCAGAACTCGCTGCGCGTGGGCCTGCGCGGTCCCACGCTGATGGAGGACCAGGTCCTCCGCGAGAAGCTGTTCCACTTCGACCACGAGCGCATCCCCGAGCGGGTGGTGCACGCGCGCGGCTTCGGGGTGCACGGCTATCTGGAGACGCTGGAGGAGCTCTCCGACATCACCCGCGCGCACCTCTTCCAGCGCAAGGGCGAGCGCACGCCCGCGTTCGTGCGCTTCTCCACGGTGGCGGGCAACAAGGGCTCGACCGATCTCGCGCGCGACGTGCGCGGCTTCGCGGTGAAGCTCTACACCCAGGAGGGCAACTGGGACATCGTGGGAAACAACATCCCGGTGTTCTTCATCCAGGACGCGATCAAGTTTCCCGACCTCATTCACGCCGCCAAGGACGAGCCCGATCGCGGCTTCCCGCAGGCGCAGACCGCGCATGATAACTTTTGGGACTTCGTGTCGCTGACGCCCGAGAGCACGCACATGCTCATGTGGACGATGTCGGACCGCGCCATCCCGCGCTCGTTCCGCTTCATGGAAGGCTTCGGGGTGCACACCTTCCGCATGGTCAACGCGCAGGGCAAGTCGACCTTCGTGAAGTTCCACTGGAAGCCCAAGCAGGGCCTGCAGTCGGTGATGTGGAACGAGGCGCTCAAGATCAGCGGCGCCGATCCGGACTTTCATCGCCGCGACCTATGGGATGCGATCACCAAGGGCGACTACCCGGAATGGGAGCTCGGTCTACAGGTGTTCGACGAGGCGTTCGCCGAGCGCTTCGAATTCGACGTGCTGGACCCGACCAAGATCATTCCCGAGGAGCAGGTGCCGGTGCGCGTGGTCGCGCGCCTGGTGCTCGACCGCGTGGTGGACAACTTCTTTGCCGAGACCGAACAGGTGGCCTTCTGCACGCAGAACATCGTGCCCGGCATCGACTATTCCGACGACCCGCTGCTGCAGGGGCGCAACTTCTCCTACCTCGACACGCAGTTGAAGCGCCTGGGCAGCCCGAACTTCACGCATCTGCCGATCAACGCGCCCAAGTGCCCGATGCACCACTTCCAGCAGGACGGGCACATGGCGATGCACAATCCTACGGGGCGCGCCAACTACGAGCCCAACAGCTGGGGCGCCGAGGCGGGGCCGCGCGAGAACCCCGCGCAGGGCTTCACCAGCTTTCCCGCGCCCGTGGCCGGCGAGAAGCTGCGCGCGCGCTCGGAGACCTTCGCTGACCATTACAGCCAGGCGCGCCAGTTCTACATCAGCCAGACGCCCGTCGAGCAGAAGCACATCGGCGACGCCTTCGTGTTCGAGCTGAGCAAGGTCGAGCGCGAGGACATCCGCACGCGCATGGTCTCGCACCTGCGCAACGTCGACGAGGGCTTGGCCAAGAAGGTGGGCGTGGGCCTCGGGCTGGAGGCGATGCCGGACCCCGCCGAGGCCGCGCGCAAGCCGCGCACCGATCTGCCCGCCTCGCCCAAGCTCAGCATCCTGAAGAACGGCCCCCAGTCCTTCGCGGGCCGCAAGGTGGGCGTGCTGATGAGCGACGGCGCGGACGCGGCGCTCTACGCCGCGCTCGCCAAGGCGGTCGAGACCGAGGGCGCGCTGCTCGAAGTGGTGGCGCCGACCGTCGCCGGGGTCAAGGACAGCAAGGGCGCCCGGATCAAGGCCGACCAGAAGATCGGCGGCGGCCCCTCGGTGCTGTATGACGCGGTGGCGGTGTTGCTGTCGGCGGAAGGCGCCAAGACCCTGGCCAAGGACGCCACCTCCCGCGACTTCGTCAACGACGCCTTCGCGCACTGCAAGTTCATCGCCTACACCGCCAGCGCCAAGCACTTGTTCGAGAGCGCCGGCATCGCCGGGCTGCTCGACGCGGGCTGTATGGAGCTCAGCGACGAGGCGGCCGCGACCAGCTTCATCGAGGCCTGCCGCGCGGTGCGCCACTGGGAGCGCGAGGCGTCGATCGACCAGACCTGA
- a CDS encoding Na/Pi cotransporter family protein: MSGTGLLVNFIGGVALLVWGVRMVRTGMMRAFGARLRQVLAACTGNRFAAAGTGLGVTAALQSSAATALIVSPLVARGMLGGGVALSVMLGADIGSALVAQVFALDLRGLAPLAVAVGVITFMTARADRARNIGRIVIGVGLMLLALGSITAASAPLRDAQGFGVLLAALEGEPLLAVLFAAMLTWLAHSSLAMVLLVAALAASGALPPALALVLVLGVNVGGAIAPYTLQAGAPASARRVPLGNLLMRGAGALALLPLIPAATEWLLALDPSPGRAPVHAHLAFNLMVAALFLPFTDRVARATARLLPDAPVTPDPAAPQHLDAAALDTPSEALACAARECLRLGDLVDHMLQRSIQVLEHDDTDLLKQVGADDDEVDRLHEAIKHYLIQLSRTHMTLDESRRCMEIIRYTVNLEHVGDIIEKNLMEIAAKKARHGYRFSPEGLAQLKAIHARVGENLQLSLNVLLSRDPLLARRLLDEKGMLRALEQAAVQAHFERLRAGEAESIENSAVYLDVIRDLKRINGHLAAVAHPLASQEGDAPAAAVPQRELGDRAAPRAGLPVEHGP, translated from the coding sequence ATGAGCGGTACCGGATTGTTGGTGAACTTCATCGGCGGCGTCGCGCTGCTGGTGTGGGGCGTGCGGATGGTGCGTACCGGCATGATGCGTGCCTTCGGGGCGCGGCTGCGCCAAGTGCTCGCGGCGTGCACGGGAAACCGCTTCGCGGCCGCGGGCACCGGCCTGGGTGTGACCGCGGCCCTGCAGAGCAGCGCGGCGACGGCGTTGATCGTCTCGCCGCTGGTTGCCCGCGGCATGCTCGGCGGCGGCGTCGCGCTGTCGGTGATGCTGGGCGCGGACATCGGCTCGGCGCTGGTCGCGCAGGTGTTCGCCTTGGATCTGCGCGGGTTGGCGCCGCTCGCGGTCGCGGTCGGTGTGATCACCTTCATGACCGCGCGCGCCGACCGAGCGCGCAACATCGGGCGCATCGTCATCGGCGTTGGGCTGATGCTGCTCGCGCTGGGCTCGATCACCGCGGCGTCCGCGCCGCTGCGCGACGCCCAGGGCTTCGGCGTGCTGCTCGCAGCCCTCGAGGGCGAACCGCTGCTGGCAGTGCTGTTCGCGGCCATGCTGACCTGGCTCGCCCACTCGAGTCTGGCGATGGTGTTGCTGGTCGCGGCCTTGGCCGCGTCGGGCGCGTTGCCGCCCGCGCTCGCGCTGGTGTTGGTGCTGGGCGTGAACGTGGGGGGCGCGATTGCACCCTACACGCTGCAGGCCGGCGCCCCGGCGTCGGCGCGCCGGGTGCCGCTCGGCAACCTGCTCATGCGCGGCGCGGGCGCCCTCGCGCTGTTGCCGCTGATCCCGGCGGCGACGGAGTGGCTGCTGGCGCTGGATCCCTCGCCCGGGCGCGCGCCGGTGCATGCGCACTTGGCCTTCAACCTGATGGTGGCGGCGCTGTTCCTGCCGTTCACGGACCGGGTCGCGCGGGCGACCGCGCGGCTGTTGCCCGACGCGCCCGTGACGCCCGATCCGGCGGCACCTCAGCACCTCGATGCGGCGGCGCTGGACACGCCTTCGGAGGCGCTGGCCTGCGCCGCCCGCGAATGCCTGCGCCTCGGCGATCTGGTCGACCACATGCTGCAGCGCAGCATTCAGGTCCTCGAGCACGACGACACCGATCTGCTGAAGCAGGTGGGCGCGGACGACGACGAGGTGGACCGTCTGCACGAGGCGATCAAGCACTATCTGATTCAACTCTCGCGTACCCACATGACGCTGGACGAGAGCCGGCGTTGCATGGAGATCATCCGCTATACGGTGAACCTGGAGCACGTGGGCGACATCATCGAGAAGAACCTGATGGAGATCGCCGCCAAGAAGGCGCGCCACGGCTACCGCTTCTCGCCCGAGGGGCTCGCGCAACTCAAGGCGATCCACGCGCGGGTCGGCGAGAACCTGCAGCTCTCGCTCAACGTGCTGCTGTCCCGCGACCCGCTACTCGCGCGTCGCTTGCTCGACGAGAAGGGCATGTTGCGTGCGTTGGAGCAGGCGGCGGTGCAGGCCCACTTCGAGCGGCTGCGCGCCGGCGAGGCGGAGTCGATCGAGAACAGCGCCGTCTATCTCGACGTCATCCGCGACCTCAAGCGGATCAACGGGCACTTGGCCGCGGTCGCCCATCCGTTGGCGAGTCAGGAGGGTGACGCGCCGGCGGCCGCCGTGCCGCAGCGGGAACTGGGGGATCGGGCGGCGCCGCGCGCGGGCCTGCCAGTGGAGCACGGGCCCTGA
- a CDS encoding GreA/GreB family elongation factor has translation MERAYRAKRGSLPRRVRLGCRVTLLERESMEQIALVVTRPADSDPERGRISCLSPLGRGLIGAEPGDVVDVALNNLSSRFYVLHVDPAPDKEAL, from the coding sequence GTGGAGCGAGCCTACCGCGCCAAGCGTGGATCGCTGCCCCGCCGCGTGCGCCTCGGCTGCCGCGTCACGCTCCTCGAGCGCGAGAGCATGGAGCAGATTGCGCTGGTGGTCACCCGGCCTGCCGACAGCGACCCCGAGCGGGGCCGCATCTCCTGCTTGTCGCCGCTCGGTCGCGGGCTGATCGGCGCCGAGCCGGGCGATGTGGTCGATGTCGCCCTGAATAACCTGAGCAGCCGGTTCTACGTGCTCCACGTCGACCCGGCCCCGGACAAGGAGGCGCTATGA
- a CDS encoding DUF421 domain-containing protein gives MDALVFDGWTQLLRTAVVGVLAYVTLIALLRVSGRRTLSKMNAFDFVVTVALGSTLATILLNQDVTLAQGTLALALLIGLQYAVAWASVRARWVRRVVTGEPALLLYRGELLPTALRAARVSVDELRAAVRSAGAVDLGEVEAVVLETDGSFSVVRGAPTAVRARSSLHGVSSPGAADTEPP, from the coding sequence ATGGACGCGCTCGTTTTCGACGGCTGGACGCAGCTGCTGCGCACGGCGGTGGTCGGGGTGCTGGCCTACGTGACCCTGATCGCTTTGCTGCGCGTATCGGGCCGCCGGACGCTGTCGAAGATGAACGCCTTCGACTTCGTGGTGACGGTGGCGCTCGGTTCGACCCTGGCCACGATCCTGCTCAACCAGGACGTCACCCTGGCGCAGGGTACGCTCGCTCTCGCGCTGCTCATCGGACTGCAATACGCGGTGGCGTGGGCGAGTGTCCGCGCGAGATGGGTGCGCCGCGTGGTCACGGGGGAGCCGGCGCTGTTGCTGTACCGCGGCGAGCTGTTGCCGACCGCGCTGCGGGCGGCGCGGGTGTCGGTCGATGAATTGCGCGCGGCGGTGCGTTCGGCGGGCGCGGTGGATCTGGGCGAGGTGGAGGCGGTGGTGTTGGAAACCGACGGCTCGTTCAGCGTGGTGCGCGGCGCGCCCACCGCCGTGCGTGCACGCTCGAGCCTGCACGGCGTGTCCTCGCCTGGGGCGGCGGATACCGAGCCGCCTTGA
- a CDS encoding DUF456 domain-containing protein, with protein MEATVLMWVFAVLLVFAGLAGLILPALPGPPLLFVGLLFAAWAEDFAHVGAGTLIALGILAVLMYLVDLAATAYGARHFGASGRAMMGAAVGALVGLFFGLPGVLIGPFVGAVIGELSMRRPIGSAGRAGVGAWLGMAIGAAVKLALGFVMIGVFLVVRFL; from the coding sequence ATGGAAGCGACCGTTTTGATGTGGGTGTTCGCCGTTCTGCTGGTCTTCGCGGGCCTGGCGGGATTGATCTTGCCGGCGCTGCCCGGACCGCCGCTGTTGTTCGTCGGCTTGTTGTTCGCCGCATGGGCCGAGGACTTCGCGCACGTGGGGGCGGGCACGCTCATCGCCCTCGGGATCCTCGCGGTACTGATGTACCTGGTGGATCTCGCCGCGACGGCGTACGGCGCGCGCCACTTCGGGGCCTCGGGGCGCGCCATGATGGGCGCGGCGGTGGGCGCGCTGGTTGGGCTGTTCTTCGGACTGCCGGGCGTACTGATCGGCCCCTTCGTCGGCGCGGTGATCGGCGAGCTGTCCATGCGCCGGCCGATCGGCTCGGCCGGCCGCGCCGGTGTCGGCGCTTGGCTCGGCATGGCCATCGGCGCGGCCGTGAAGCTCGCACTGGGCTTCGTGATGATCGGCGTATTCTTGGTCGTGCGATTTCTCTAG
- a CDS encoding ABC transporter permease, with product MRGPQELTPRVGLGRALQQTFTLAWRTLLQIRHNPMELADFSIQPILFLLLFLFVFGGAIAGSPADYLQFMLPGLIVMNMMFVTVYVGYGLNADLTKGVFDRLRALPIARWAPLAGRILADMVKQGWSILLLLAVGFLLGFRLEAPFAGVLLMSALLLVAALAFSWTMILVGVMAREPEHVQIFGFTVLFPVTFVSNVFVPVETLPPWLRVVVEHNPVSHLADAARGLLLGGSVLEPALWSLLWALAVMAVFAPLSLWALNRRLARG from the coding sequence ATGAGGGGCCCGCAGGAGCTTACGCCGCGGGTCGGCCTGGGCCGCGCGCTGCAGCAGACCTTCACCCTAGCCTGGCGCACGCTGCTGCAGATCCGCCACAATCCGATGGAGCTGGCGGATTTCAGCATCCAGCCGATTCTGTTCCTGCTGCTGTTCCTGTTCGTGTTCGGCGGCGCCATCGCGGGCTCGCCCGCGGACTACCTACAGTTCATGCTGCCGGGCCTGATCGTGATGAACATGATGTTCGTCACCGTCTACGTCGGCTACGGACTCAATGCCGATCTCACCAAGGGCGTGTTCGACCGCCTGCGCGCGCTGCCCATCGCGCGCTGGGCGCCGCTGGCCGGCCGCATCCTGGCCGATATGGTGAAGCAGGGCTGGTCGATACTGCTGCTGCTCGCGGTGGGGTTCCTGCTCGGCTTCCGACTCGAGGCACCGTTCGCCGGCGTGCTGTTGATGAGCGCGCTGCTGCTGGTCGCGGCGCTCGCCTTCTCCTGGACCATGATCCTGGTGGGCGTGATGGCGCGCGAGCCCGAGCACGTGCAGATCTTCGGCTTCACCGTGCTGTTTCCGGTGACCTTCGTCAGCAATGTTTTTGTGCCGGTGGAGACCCTGCCGCCCTGGCTGCGCGTAGTGGTCGAGCACAACCCGGTCTCGCACCTCGCCGATGCCGCGCGCGGCCTGCTGCTGGGCGGGTCGGTCCTGGAGCCCGCCCTCTGGTCGCTGCTGTGGGCGCTCGCGGTGATGGCGGTGTTCGCGCCGCTTTCCTTGTGGGCGCTGAATCGGCGTCTGGCGCGCGGCTAG
- a CDS encoding ATP-binding cassette domain-containing protein: protein MSHAIRTERLVKRYGNVTALDGVDLEVRRGAILGLLGPNGAGKTTIVRILATLIRPDGGYAEVAGYDVCKQAHQVRQLVGLTGQYASVDEKLTGRENLLLFARLLGYSHGAARRRAADLLAEFRLEEAANRAVGLYSGGMRRRLDLAASLVSRPAILFLDEPTTGLDPRARLELWSLIRELVGQGTTVLLTTQYLEEADTLADDVMVIDRGRVIAAGTPSELKARVGARALVVRAAREADVAPIAAAMHEVTGVAPEVGGLRLSVPMSASDQLPALVRRLDSAGIVVEELMLRSASLDDVFLAITGQRREHEEEREA, encoded by the coding sequence ATGAGTCACGCAATTCGCACGGAGAGGCTAGTCAAGCGCTACGGGAACGTCACTGCGCTCGATGGCGTGGACCTCGAGGTTCGGCGCGGGGCGATCCTCGGCTTGCTGGGGCCGAACGGGGCGGGCAAGACCACCATCGTGCGTATCCTCGCGACGCTGATCCGCCCCGATGGCGGCTATGCGGAGGTGGCGGGCTACGACGTCTGCAAGCAGGCCCACCAGGTGCGGCAGCTGGTCGGGCTGACCGGGCAGTATGCTTCGGTCGACGAGAAGCTGACGGGGCGGGAGAATCTGCTGCTGTTCGCGCGCCTGCTCGGCTACTCGCATGGCGCGGCGCGGCGGAGGGCCGCGGACCTGCTGGCCGAGTTTCGCCTGGAGGAGGCGGCCAACCGGGCGGTGGGCCTCTACTCGGGCGGCATGCGCCGGCGGCTCGATCTGGCCGCCAGTCTGGTGAGCCGGCCGGCGATTCTGTTCCTCGACGAGCCGACCACCGGGCTAGACCCGCGCGCGCGGCTGGAACTGTGGAGCCTGATCCGGGAGCTGGTGGGGCAGGGCACCACGGTGCTGCTGACCACCCAGTACCTGGAGGAGGCCGATACGCTGGCGGACGACGTGATGGTGATCGACCGCGGGCGGGTAATCGCCGCGGGTACGCCGAGTGAGCTGAAGGCGCGTGTCGGCGCGCGGGCGCTGGTGGTGCGCGCGGCGCGCGAGGCGGACGTCGCGCCCATCGCGGCCGCGATGCACGAGGTGACCGGCGTGGCGCCCGAGGTAGGCGGCCTGCGGCTCAGCGTGCCGATGAGCGCGTCCGATCAGCTGCCCGCACTGGTGCGCCGGCTCGATTCGGCGGGCATCGTGGTCGAGGAGCTCATGCTGCGCAGCGCCAGCCTGGATGATGTGTTTCTCGCCATCACGGGGCAGCGCCGGGAGCACGAAGAGGAGCGGGAGGCATGA
- a CDS encoding Fic family protein, whose amino-acid sequence MPKRIPEKELDAIVAVVAAQPEGMPVSAILEALPAELERRTLQRRLALLVDKQRLIAEGEGKGRRYCAPVAITGAANLIVGKATVEARGELYVPLSPEGEDIRQAVRAPIQSRKPVGYRRDFLDDYQPNVTYYLPAETRQRLLMIGRPPGGERPAGTYARTIYSRLLIDLSWNSSRLEGNTYSLLETERLLDLGEPAEGKDALEAQMILNHKAAIELLVDQVDEIGFNPYTILNLHALLAENLLADPQAGGRLRHIPVGVGGTVYHPLEVPQLIEECFGIILETAAAIVDPFEQAFFALVHLAYLQAFEDVNKRVSRLAANIPLIRGNLCPLSFVDVPERAYVEGVLGIYELNRVELLRDVFVWAYERSSARYSAVRQSLGEPDPFRLRYRALIAEIVAAVVRSGMDRKRAAARVRQSATEQVPAVDQTRFVEVVETEIMSLHEGNIARYRLRPVEYRAWRESWR is encoded by the coding sequence ATGCCGAAGCGAATCCCGGAAAAAGAGCTCGATGCCATCGTCGCGGTTGTAGCTGCACAGCCAGAGGGCATGCCGGTCAGTGCCATCCTCGAGGCTCTGCCCGCCGAACTGGAGAGACGCACGCTGCAGCGTCGCCTCGCCCTGTTGGTCGATAAGCAGCGGCTGATCGCGGAAGGCGAGGGCAAGGGCCGGCGCTATTGCGCGCCTGTCGCCATTACCGGCGCAGCAAATCTGATCGTGGGCAAAGCAACGGTTGAGGCGCGGGGCGAGCTTTACGTTCCTCTCTCTCCCGAGGGGGAGGACATCAGGCAGGCGGTGCGCGCGCCCATACAGAGCCGGAAACCGGTCGGCTACCGGCGCGACTTTCTGGATGATTACCAGCCCAACGTTACCTACTATTTGCCAGCAGAAACGCGCCAGCGCTTGCTGATGATAGGTCGCCCGCCGGGTGGTGAGCGCCCGGCGGGAACCTATGCGCGCACAATCTACAGCCGCCTGCTCATTGACCTGTCCTGGAACTCCAGCCGCTTGGAGGGTAATACCTACTCACTGTTGGAAACCGAGCGTCTGCTGGATCTGGGGGAGCCCGCCGAAGGCAAGGACGCGCTGGAAGCGCAGATGATCCTGAACCACAAGGCGGCCATCGAGCTACTCGTGGACCAGGTTGACGAGATCGGTTTCAATCCATACACCATCCTGAACCTGCACGCCTTGCTTGCGGAAAACCTGCTTGCCGACCCGCAGGCCGGCGGTCGCTTGCGGCACATTCCGGTGGGTGTCGGTGGCACGGTCTACCATCCGCTGGAGGTGCCGCAGCTCATCGAAGAATGCTTTGGGATTATTCTGGAGACCGCGGCGGCGATAGTCGATCCGTTCGAGCAGGCCTTCTTCGCCCTGGTGCACCTCGCCTACTTACAGGCCTTCGAGGACGTCAACAAACGCGTATCTCGCCTAGCGGCGAATATCCCGCTGATACGCGGAAACCTCTGTCCACTATCTTTCGTGGATGTCCCGGAGCGTGCCTATGTCGAAGGCGTGCTGGGAATCTATGAGCTGAATCGCGTCGAGCTGTTGCGCGACGTCTTCGTATGGGCGTACGAGCGCTCCAGCGCCCGCTACTCGGCGGTCCGCCAGTCCCTGGGTGAGCCCGATCCTTTCCGCCTGCGTTACCGCGCGCTGATTGCGGAGATAGTCGCCGCCGTGGTCCGGAGCGGGATGGACAGAAAGCGCGCGGCTGCACGAGTGCGGCAAAGCGCAACAGAGCAGGTGCCGGCAGTGGACCAAACACGATTCGTCGAAGTCGTGGAGACCGAGATCATGAGCCTCCATGAAGGAAACATTGCGCGCTACCGGCTGCGGCCGGTCGAGTACCGGGCTTGGCGGGAAAGCTGGCGCTGA
- a CDS encoding transposase: MARPLRIEYPGAWYHVMNRGAGRKRVFKTDAQREYFLQLLAATAERYRAEWHAYCLMDNHYHLLLRTPEGNLQRVMRHVNGLYTQFFNRAERRDGALFRGRYRAVLVDADAHWLELSRYIHRNPLEAGMVRDLDDYPWSSYRAYVGLEPRPPCLRTDDVLKAIGARDRQRRYRAFVAGDTDEALRAYYEQRSGSGILGDEAFRARVLAGKAPDPDRPAVRAAQVRPSVDEIVAAVCRRMGVDEQEVWVGRRGRAVRTPARPLAMYLCQEVGGLTLAEIAERFGLSGYAGAGSSVRRIRGLLQNDAGLRKVAERVRRDLETGATGG; encoded by the coding sequence ATGGCCAGACCTCTCCGAATCGAGTATCCCGGTGCGTGGTATCACGTGATGAACCGTGGGGCGGGGCGCAAGCGGGTGTTCAAGACCGATGCGCAGCGGGAGTATTTCCTTCAGTTGCTCGCCGCGACGGCGGAGCGCTATCGGGCGGAGTGGCATGCCTACTGCCTGATGGACAACCACTACCATCTGTTGCTGCGCACCCCGGAGGGGAATCTCCAGCGGGTGATGCGGCACGTCAACGGGCTGTATACCCAGTTCTTCAATCGCGCGGAACGGCGCGACGGGGCGCTGTTCCGGGGGCGCTACAGGGCGGTGCTGGTGGACGCGGATGCCCATTGGCTGGAGCTCTCGCGCTACATCCACCGCAATCCGCTGGAGGCGGGCATGGTGCGCGATCTGGACGACTACCCCTGGTCGAGCTACCGCGCCTATGTAGGCCTGGAGCCGCGCCCGCCGTGTTTGCGTACCGACGACGTGCTCAAGGCGATCGGCGCGCGGGATCGCCAGCGGCGCTACCGGGCGTTCGTGGCGGGCGATACGGACGAGGCGTTGCGGGCGTACTATGAGCAGCGCTCGGGCAGCGGCATCCTGGGTGACGAGGCGTTTCGCGCGCGGGTGCTGGCGGGCAAGGCGCCGGACCCCGATCGGCCGGCGGTGCGGGCGGCGCAGGTGCGTCCGTCGGTGGATGAGATCGTGGCCGCCGTGTGCCGGCGCATGGGCGTCGACGAGCAGGAGGTGTGGGTCGGTCGCCGTGGGCGCGCAGTGCGCACGCCGGCGCGCCCGTTGGCGATGTACCTGTGTCAGGAGGTCGGCGGCCTCACCTTGGCGGAGATTGCCGAGCGCTTTGGCCTGAGCGGCTATGCGGGTGCCGGCTCGTCGGTGCGCCGCATCCGCGGACTGCTGCAGAACGACGCGGGCCTGCGCAAGGTGGCGGAGCGGGTCAGGCGCGATCTCGAGACCGGCGCCACCGGCGGCTAG
- a CDS encoding IS3 family transposase → MLLDLYSRKVVGWAMGTRPDKDLALAALNMALAHRAPPPGLIHHTDRGATYSAAMYRDRLQAAGALPSMSGRKSAYDNAVAESFFSSLKNELVHHRDFPTRDYAKAAIFDYIEVYYNRQRLHQTLGYRTPEEVDGEWRNA, encoded by the coding sequence GTGCTGCTCGACCTCTACTCCCGCAAAGTGGTGGGCTGGGCGATGGGAACGCGTCCGGACAAAGATCTCGCTCTAGCTGCGTTGAACATGGCGCTCGCGCACCGGGCGCCCCCACCGGGCCTCATCCACCACACGGACCGCGGAGCCACCTACAGCGCCGCTATGTATCGGGATCGCTTACAAGCAGCGGGCGCCCTTCCCAGCATGAGTGGTCGCAAGAGCGCTTACGACAATGCGGTCGCGGAGAGTTTCTTCTCGAGCCTAAAGAACGAGCTCGTGCACCACCGCGACTTCCCGACGCGGGACTATGCCAAGGCCGCGATCTTCGACTACATCGAGGTGTACTATAACCGGCAGCGATTGCACCAGACTCTGGGCTATCGCACGCCGGAGGAAGTTGATGGCGAATGGCGAAATGCTTAA
- a CDS encoding transposase, with amino-acid sequence MGTKKNKVNPERLRTRYTKEFKLEAVRLLELGQKPATQLALELGVARNQLYKWREQLDVAGTDRAFRGPGRKPLDEQSEIERLRRELKRVTEERDILKKAAAYFAKDLT; translated from the coding sequence ATGGGAACGAAGAAGAATAAGGTGAATCCGGAGCGCCTGCGCACCCGGTATACGAAAGAGTTCAAGCTCGAAGCAGTACGCCTATTGGAGCTTGGCCAGAAGCCAGCGACCCAGCTCGCGCTGGAACTGGGAGTCGCGCGCAACCAGCTTTATAAATGGAGGGAGCAGCTCGACGTCGCTGGAACAGATCGCGCTTTCCGTGGACCAGGCCGCAAGCCCCTTGACGAGCAGAGCGAAATCGAACGCCTGCGCCGAGAGCTCAAGCGGGTCACCGAGGAGCGCGACATCTTAAAAAAAGCTGCGGCGTACTTCGCGAAGGATCTGACGTGA
- a CDS encoding ribbon-helix-helix protein, CopG family — protein MKRFSVSLDLDECEELRRIAAAHRQPLSLQYVIRCALQRFIDYHKGKQLLLPLDRK, from the coding sequence ATGAAGCGTTTCAGCGTGTCCCTAGACCTTGACGAGTGTGAAGAGTTACGCCGTATCGCTGCCGCACATCGGCAACCGCTTTCCCTTCAGTATGTCATCCGTTGCGCATTGCAAAGGTTTATTGACTACCACAAAGGCAAACAACTTCTTCTGCCGCTCGACCGGAAATAG